Proteins from a genomic interval of Vigna unguiculata cultivar IT97K-499-35 unplaced genomic scaffold, ASM411807v1 contig_267, whole genome shotgun sequence:
- the LOC114171464 gene encoding uncharacterized protein LOC114171464 — protein sequence MMLRTTEKVCFTPDFNEKPIMFLKQTSGGGDSGRVLGNKKRVTGSWTFRFAKESKFSPVRFLQQIRAKMVSAIRVVSIRRRSSTKVSSSSLARSRSVSDPTDSHRAKAVEDCIEFLHSSSSRERPSSVSESSV from the coding sequence ATGATGTTGAGAACAACCGAAAAGGTGTGCTTCACCCCTGATTTCAATGAGAAACCAATCATGTTTCTCAAGCAAACAAGTGGTGGTGGTGATAGTGGAAGAGTCTTGGGAAACAAGAAGAGGGTCACCGGAAGTTGGACTTTCAGATTTGCTAAAGAATCTAAATTTTCACCTGTGAGATTCTTGCAgcaaataagagcaaaaatggTAAGTGCGATTAGAGTTGTTTCTATTAGAAGGAGATCCTCTACGAaggtttcttcttcctctttggCCAGATCACGTTCAGTGTCAGACCCCACTGATTCACACCGTGCCAAAGCTGTGGAAGATTGCATTGAGTTCTTACATTCTTCTTCATCTAGAGAGAGACCAAGCTCAGTTTCTGAATCTTCTGTCTAA